A single region of the Moorena sp. SIOASIH genome encodes:
- a CDS encoding NUDIX hydrolase, with protein sequence MLPGQEPPELLKKHLFFQGRRFSFEVNNLRLPNQSEGQWECIRHPGGSLAVPVTPDGKLVLVRQYRFAVSGRLLEFPAGTVESHENPAETIKREIEEETGYRAHSWKSLGKFPLAPGYSDEYIYAFLAQDLEKLEAPPKQDDDEDIEVVLMTPKELEQAILEGEPVDAKSISSFFMARPFLNE encoded by the coding sequence ATGCTACCTGGTCAAGAACCCCCAGAACTCCTGAAAAAACACCTATTTTTCCAAGGAAGACGATTTAGCTTTGAGGTGAATAATCTACGTCTTCCTAATCAATCAGAAGGGCAATGGGAATGTATCCGTCACCCTGGTGGTTCCTTGGCGGTACCGGTAACACCCGATGGCAAACTGGTACTAGTACGGCAATATCGGTTTGCTGTTAGTGGGCGTCTTTTGGAATTCCCTGCTGGTACGGTAGAATCCCATGAAAACCCAGCTGAAACTATTAAACGGGAGATAGAAGAAGAAACTGGCTATCGCGCTCATAGCTGGAAATCTTTGGGGAAATTTCCCCTTGCTCCTGGCTATTCTGATGAGTACATTTATGCGTTTCTGGCGCAGGATTTGGAGAAATTGGAAGCCCCTCCTAAGCAAGATGATGATGAGGATATAGAGGTGGTTTTAATGACACCAAAGGAGTTAGAACAAGCTATCTTGGAGGGTGAGCCAGTGGATGCTAAATCTATTTCCAGCTTTTTTATGGCTCGCCCGTTCTTGAATGAGTAA
- the ectA gene encoding diaminobutyrate acetyltransferase, giving the protein MKADSIITYRHPRLEDGLEVYHLIKKSPPLDVNSQYYYYLICSDFKNTCVVAESEQKIIGFISGYLKPENSKCLFIWQVAVAEKARGRKVATNMLKWLTKQPNFSDIQSLETTISPANKLSQNLFMGFAEENKANCQTNSFLDVSHFDTESHDAEILYKIFPLILS; this is encoded by the coding sequence ATGAAAGCAGATTCTATTATAACTTACAGACATCCAAGGTTAGAAGATGGACTTGAGGTTTATCATCTAATAAAAAAAAGCCCACCTTTAGATGTTAACTCCCAATACTATTATTATCTTATTTGTAGTGACTTTAAAAATACTTGTGTTGTTGCAGAATCTGAGCAGAAAATAATCGGTTTCATCTCTGGTTATTTAAAGCCCGAAAATTCGAAATGCCTGTTTATATGGCAGGTAGCCGTTGCCGAAAAAGCCAGAGGCAGAAAAGTTGCCACGAATATGTTAAAATGGCTAACCAAACAACCAAATTTTAGTGATATTCAAAGTTTAGAAACAACCATTTCACCGGCAAATAAATTATCACAAAATCTTTTTATGGGTTTTGCCGAGGAAAATAAAGCTAATTGCCAAACCAATTCATTTCTTGATGTTTCTCATTTTGATACAGAATCACACGATGCTGAGATTTTATATAAAATTTTTCCTCTTATCTTATCTTAA
- the ectB gene encoding diaminobutyrate--2-oxoglutarate transaminase, with protein MNIIESLESNVRSYIRSFPAVFDIAEGAVIYDEQGNEYIDFFAGAGVLNYGHNNPKVIKAWIEYLQNNRIVHSLDKATVAKSNFLQKFSDTILVPRNLEYKLQFTGPTGTNAVEAALKLARMVKKRSNIIAFTNGYHGLTMGSLAITGNQFYHDKAYSLRINVDHVPFDGYFGKDVDTINYLRKLLIDPGSGIEIPAAIIVETIQGEGGINIASETWLKKLQALCRELNILFIIDDIQVGNGRTGTFFSFEKIGILPDMICLSKSIGGGLPMALLLIRPELDQWLPGKHTGTFRGNNLAFVAATELLCYWENDDLSKAVEYKSKIIQKSLQKLADELPELQMQARGRGMIWGLEMPKEGFAKQVSTRAFEKKILVETCGSNSQVVKFLPPLIIEEEVLNIGLNKLSEAVREVFAEN; from the coding sequence ATGAATATTATAGAGTCTTTAGAGTCAAATGTTAGAAGTTATATTCGTTCTTTTCCTGCTGTTTTTGATATTGCTGAAGGTGCAGTAATTTATGATGAACAGGGAAATGAATATATTGATTTTTTTGCCGGAGCAGGGGTTTTGAATTATGGACATAATAATCCAAAAGTGATAAAAGCTTGGATAGAATATCTGCAAAACAATCGTATTGTACACTCACTAGACAAAGCAACTGTTGCCAAAAGTAATTTTCTGCAAAAGTTTTCAGATACTATTCTTGTACCCAGAAATCTTGAATATAAACTGCAATTTACTGGACCAACTGGTACTAATGCAGTTGAAGCAGCCTTGAAACTGGCTCGTATGGTCAAGAAGCGTTCTAATATCATTGCTTTTACCAATGGGTATCATGGTTTAACGATGGGATCACTTGCTATAACAGGCAATCAGTTTTATCATGATAAAGCTTATAGTCTCAGGATAAATGTAGATCATGTCCCTTTTGATGGCTATTTCGGCAAAGACGTTGACACGATTAACTATTTGCGAAAACTATTAATAGATCCCGGTAGTGGTATTGAGATACCCGCCGCAATAATTGTGGAAACTATACAGGGAGAAGGCGGTATTAATATTGCTAGTGAAACTTGGTTAAAAAAACTTCAGGCATTATGTCGTGAGTTGAATATATTATTTATTATTGACGATATACAAGTCGGTAATGGACGAACAGGTACCTTTTTTAGTTTTGAAAAAATTGGAATTCTGCCAGATATGATTTGTTTATCTAAATCTATTGGAGGTGGGCTACCAATGGCACTACTATTGATTCGTCCAGAACTTGATCAATGGCTTCCTGGAAAACATACAGGTACATTTAGAGGTAATAATTTGGCTTTTGTTGCTGCAACGGAGTTACTTTGTTATTGGGAAAACGATGATTTAAGCAAGGCTGTTGAATATAAATCTAAGATTATTCAAAAATCATTACAAAAACTTGCTGATGAATTGCCAGAATTACAAATGCAAGCTAGAGGTAGAGGTATGATTTGGGGACTAGAAATGCCGAAAGAAGGTTTTGCAAAACAAGTTTCCACCAGAGCATTTGAAAAAAAAATATTAGTGGAAACTTGTGGTAGCAACAGTCAAGTAGTTAAATTTTTACCGCCACTGATTATTGAAGAAGAGGTGTTAAATATAGGATTAAATAAATTATCAGAAGCGGTAAGAGAAGTTTTTGCTGAAAATTAG
- a CDS encoding ectoine synthase gives MIVRRLKEILGTKREVKAPNGNWTSRRFLLKDDQVGFSLHDTLIHAGTETYIWYKHHLEAVYCVAGNGEIEDIETGEIHPISDGTLYFLNKHERHYLRATETMRMICVFNPPLTGEEVHNKEGFYEIINSE, from the coding sequence ATGATTGTACGTCGCTTAAAAGAAATTCTTGGAACAAAGCGGGAAGTTAAAGCACCAAATGGCAACTGGACAAGTCGTCGTTTTTTATTAAAAGATGACCAAGTTGGCTTTTCTCTACATGATACTTTAATTCATGCTGGAACAGAAACTTATATTTGGTATAAACATCATCTCGAAGCTGTTTATTGTGTAGCTGGAAATGGAGAAATAGAAGACATAGAAACAGGTGAAATACATCCTATTTCAGATGGTACTTTGTATTTTTTGAACAAGCACGAAAGACATTATTTAAGAGCAACAGAAACCATGCGTATGATATGTGTATTTAATCCTCCTTTGACTGGAGAAGAGGTACATAATAAAGAAGGTTTTTATGAAATAATAAATAGTGAGTAA